In one window of Synchiropus splendidus isolate RoL2022-P1 chromosome 15, RoL_Sspl_1.0, whole genome shotgun sequence DNA:
- the agbl5 gene encoding cytosolic carboxypeptidase-like protein 5 isoform X3, whose product MEVCFGKVVFSSKFESGNLARVEKVEKLINDCASLRSNLLPELEFNVWVKPDCEGTEYENGNRSWFYFSVRGVPPGKLMKINVMNMNNQRILYNQGMAPLVRTVPGKECWERIRDRPTCETIDDAFVLSFMHRTSEIRGATTYFSFCYPFSYTECQEMLQRLGERFSNISRLSPTSPPNEVYYHRELLCHSLDGNRVDLITVTNCSGMQDQREPRLARLFPDSDTARPHCFTGKKVFFLSSRVHPGETPSSFVFNGFLNFILRTDDPRAHMLRNMFVFKLIPMLNPDGVIRGHYRTDSRGVNLNRQYLNPSPELHPSIYAAKTLLLYYHTHYLSNASFGGPPSDSPEQRETPPLNTKPIQNQSPQLTALEESLNQRNSDGPDSSETEVSMAMEENDWLTTEFEKEEQRSQSFSDTPDSVTIEVAETHGEEPESIKIQEGGVAYYVDLHGHASKRGCFMYGNNLPNEIQQVENMLFPKLISLNSAHFDFSGCNFTEKNMYARDRKGGLSKEGSGRVAIHKAIGLLHSYTLECNYNTGKSMNIIPPACHDNGRATPPPPSSLPPKYTPDIYNQVGSAVAVSALDMEECNPWPRLVLSEHNCLTNLRAVILKHLRNNKALNSHGNSNPSPRMNSHGSKASPPKTLTRSCLTGSASENTISRVRCHSHSSSSQTPSPKMHSSPSFTFGCPPPRTQQNGTHTNGRGNKMSVKGNSCPDFQAGGLKPTVWPGTSFPMRPPRVGKVARNLKNMHQPAKETAKELGPEHILSSVKFSKCDLQPYSSRIPVRRAGSLDTPSTPGSKPLIGRKQLPCKGEATMRVWKLLRPGLHHQLTLTGTSIKEAAKKQGPKVATMTSEGSFHYYENDGINPAAEEEEKLQQVVETPLLPMAEQVSA is encoded by the exons ATGGAGGTTTGTTTTGGTAAAGTGGTGTTCTCCTCCAAGTTTGAAAGTGGAAACTTAGCCCGGGTGGAGAAAGTGGAGAAGTTAATCAATGACTGTGCGTCACTGCGCTCCAATTTGCTTCCTGAGCTTGAATTCAACGTGTGGGTCAAACCAGACTGTGAGGGAACAGAATATGAAAATGGCAACAG gtcgtggttttacttcAGTGTACGTGGTGTACCGCCTGGAAAGCTCATGAAGATAAACGTCATGAATATGAACAACCAGCGGATACTCTATAACCAAGGCATGGCTCCTCTTGTGCGCACTGTACCTGGGAAAGAGTGTTGGGAGAGGATACGGGACCGGCCCACGTGCGAG ACGATAGACGATGCGTTCGTCCTGTCATTCATGCATCGGACCTCGGAGATTCGAGGGGCGACCACCTACTTTTCCTTCTGTTATCCGTTTTCGTACACAGAGTGTCAGGAGATGCTGCAGCGGCTGGGGGAAAGATTCTCCAACATTTCTCGACTGAGTCCAACCAG CCCGCCCAATGAGGTCTATTACCACAGAGAGTTGCTGTGCCACTCTCTCGATGGAAACAGGGTGGACTTGATCACTGTGACCAACTGCAGCGGGATGCAAGATCAAAGGGAACCGAGACTGGCTCGGCTATTTCCTGACTCCGACACTGCAAGACCTCACTGCTTCACTGGCAAAAAG GTGTTTTTCCTGAGCAGTCGTGTGCACCCTGGAGAAACCCCATCCTCTTTTGTGTTCAATGGGTTTTTGAACTTCATTCTCCGGACGGACGACCCACGTGCCCACATGTTACGCAACATGTTTGTATTTAAACTCATCCCCATGCTCAATCCAGACGGAGTCATCCGAGGTCACTACAG GACGGATTCCAGAGGTGTGAACCTCAACAGGCAGTACCTGAACCCGAGCCCTGAGCTGCATCCCTCCATCTACGCAGCTAAAACACTGCTGCTTTACTACCATACCCACTACCTCTCCAACGCCTCATTCGGTGGCCCTCCCTCCGACAGCCCGGAACAGAGAGAGACTCCTCCCCTCAACACGAAACCCATACAAAATCAGTCACCTCAGCTCACTGCTCTGGAGGAGTCCCTCAACCAACGGAATAGTGATGGGCCGGACTCCAGCGAGACGGAGGTTTCCATGGCGATGGAGGAAAATGACTGGCTGACCACGGAATTTGAGAAGGAGGAACAGAGAAGCCAAAGTTTTTCAGACACTCCAGATTCAGTTACCATTGAAGTAGCGGAAACACACGGCGAAGAACCGGAGTCAATAAAAATCCAAGAAGGGGGCGTGGCATATTATGTGGACTTGCACGGTCACGCCTCCAAACGTGGGTGTTTCATGTATGGGAACAACCTTCCGAATGAGATCCAGCAG GTGGAGAACATGCTCTTTCCGAAACTGATTTCTTTAAACTCAGCTCATTTTGATTTCTCGGGCTGCAACTTCACTGAGAAGAACATGTATGCTCGGGACCGGAAAGGAGGACTGTCCAAGGAAGGGAGCGGTCGGGTGGCCATTCACAAGGCCATAGGGCTGCTTCACAG TTACACTTTAGAATGCAACTACAATACAGGAAAGTCCATGAACATTATCCCGCCAGCCTGTCATGACAATGGACGAGCAACGCCGCCTCCACCGTCCTCCTTACCTCCTAAATACACTCCAGATATATATAATCAG GTTGGAAGTGCAGTGGCAGTGTCAGCCCTGGACATGGAGGAGTGCAACCCTTGGCCCCGGCTGGTGCTATCAGAGCACAACTGTCTGACCAATCTCCGCGCCGTGATCCTCAAACATCTGCGCAACAACAAAGCTCTGAACTCACACGGCAATTCCAACCCCTCACCCAGAATGAACAGTCATGGAAGCAAGGCGTCGCCGCCGAAGACCCTCACCCG cagctgcctcactggCTCGGCGTCGGAGAACACCATCAGTCGTGTTCGCTGTcacagccacagcagcagcagccagactcCATCTCCCAAGATGCACAGCTCTCCTAGTTTCACCTTCGGCTGCCCGCCGCCCCGGACTCAGCAGAACGGCACGCACACAAACGGACGAGGGAACAAGATGTCCGTGAAGG GCAACAGCTGTCCAGATTTTCAGGCAGGTGGACTCAAACCAACAGTCTGGCCCGGCACATCTTTTCCCATGCGTCCGCCACGCGTTGGCAAAGTGGCTCGGAATCTTAAAAACATGCATCAGCCGGCAAAAGAG ACTGCAAAGGAGCTGGGCCCTGAGCACATCCTTTCCTCCGTGAAGTTTAGCAA GTGCGATTTACAACCCTACTCAAGCCGCATCCCCGTCCGGAGAGCAGGGTCACTGGACACCCCTTCAACTCCAGGCAGCAAACCTCTGATTGGCCGGAAGCAGCTCCCGTGCAAAGGTGAAGCCACGATGAGAGTTTGGAAGCTACTCAGACCAGGACTCCATCATCAACTGACGCTAACAG GCACATCAATAAAGGAGGCCGCCAAAAAGCAGGGCCCTAAAGTAGCCACGATGACATCTGAGGGGAGCTTCCACTACTATGAAAATGATGGCATCAacccagcagcagaggaagaggagaaactGCAGCAG GTTGTGGAGACTCCGCTGCTGCCCATGGCTGAGCAAGTCAGCGCTTGA
- the agbl5 gene encoding cytosolic carboxypeptidase-like protein 5 isoform X1 has protein sequence MEVCFGKVVFSSKFESGNLARVEKVEKLINDCASLRSNLLPELEFNVWVKPDCEGTEYENGNRSWFYFSVRGVPPGKLMKINVMNMNNQRILYNQGMAPLVRTVPGKECWERIRDRPTCETIDDAFVLSFMHRTSEIRGATTYFSFCYPFSYTECQEMLQRLGERFSNISRLSPTSPPNEVYYHRELLCHSLDGNRVDLITVTNCSGMQDQREPRLARLFPDSDTARPHCFTGKKVFFLSSRVHPGETPSSFVFNGFLNFILRTDDPRAHMLRNMFVFKLIPMLNPDGVIRGHYRTDSRGVNLNRQYLNPSPELHPSIYAAKTLLLYYHTHYLSNASFGGPPSDSPEQRETPPLNTKPIQNQSPQLTALEESLNQRNSDGPDSSETEVSMAMEENDWLTTEFEKEEQRSQSFSDTPDSVTIEVAETHGEEPESIKIQEGGVAYYVDLHGHASKRGCFMYGNNLPNEIQQVENMLFPKLISLNSAHFDFSGCNFTEKNMYARDRKGGLSKEGSGRVAIHKAIGLLHSYTLECNYNTGKSMNIIPPACHDNGRATPPPPSSLPPKYTPDIYNQVGSAVAVSALDMEECNPWPRLVLSEHNCLTNLRAVILKHLRNNKALNSHGNSNPSPRMNSHGSKASPPKTLTRSCLTGSASENTISRVRCHSHSSSSQTPSPKMHSSPSFTFGCPPPRTQQNGTHTNGRGNKMSVKDSKPQEKRRAPHYRTILRSPGNSHAPTRPPVSPPSSSSSSSSVYAASSCPLPASVSMTGNSCPDFQAGGLKPTVWPGTSFPMRPPRVGKVARNLKNMHQPAKETAKELGPEHILSSVKFSKCDLQPYSSRIPVRRAGSLDTPSTPGSKPLIGRKQLPCKGEATMRVWKLLRPGLHHQLTLTGTSIKEAAKKQGPKVATMTSEGSFHYYENDGINPAAEEEEKLQQVVETPLLPMAEQVSA, from the exons ATGGAGGTTTGTTTTGGTAAAGTGGTGTTCTCCTCCAAGTTTGAAAGTGGAAACTTAGCCCGGGTGGAGAAAGTGGAGAAGTTAATCAATGACTGTGCGTCACTGCGCTCCAATTTGCTTCCTGAGCTTGAATTCAACGTGTGGGTCAAACCAGACTGTGAGGGAACAGAATATGAAAATGGCAACAG gtcgtggttttacttcAGTGTACGTGGTGTACCGCCTGGAAAGCTCATGAAGATAAACGTCATGAATATGAACAACCAGCGGATACTCTATAACCAAGGCATGGCTCCTCTTGTGCGCACTGTACCTGGGAAAGAGTGTTGGGAGAGGATACGGGACCGGCCCACGTGCGAG ACGATAGACGATGCGTTCGTCCTGTCATTCATGCATCGGACCTCGGAGATTCGAGGGGCGACCACCTACTTTTCCTTCTGTTATCCGTTTTCGTACACAGAGTGTCAGGAGATGCTGCAGCGGCTGGGGGAAAGATTCTCCAACATTTCTCGACTGAGTCCAACCAG CCCGCCCAATGAGGTCTATTACCACAGAGAGTTGCTGTGCCACTCTCTCGATGGAAACAGGGTGGACTTGATCACTGTGACCAACTGCAGCGGGATGCAAGATCAAAGGGAACCGAGACTGGCTCGGCTATTTCCTGACTCCGACACTGCAAGACCTCACTGCTTCACTGGCAAAAAG GTGTTTTTCCTGAGCAGTCGTGTGCACCCTGGAGAAACCCCATCCTCTTTTGTGTTCAATGGGTTTTTGAACTTCATTCTCCGGACGGACGACCCACGTGCCCACATGTTACGCAACATGTTTGTATTTAAACTCATCCCCATGCTCAATCCAGACGGAGTCATCCGAGGTCACTACAG GACGGATTCCAGAGGTGTGAACCTCAACAGGCAGTACCTGAACCCGAGCCCTGAGCTGCATCCCTCCATCTACGCAGCTAAAACACTGCTGCTTTACTACCATACCCACTACCTCTCCAACGCCTCATTCGGTGGCCCTCCCTCCGACAGCCCGGAACAGAGAGAGACTCCTCCCCTCAACACGAAACCCATACAAAATCAGTCACCTCAGCTCACTGCTCTGGAGGAGTCCCTCAACCAACGGAATAGTGATGGGCCGGACTCCAGCGAGACGGAGGTTTCCATGGCGATGGAGGAAAATGACTGGCTGACCACGGAATTTGAGAAGGAGGAACAGAGAAGCCAAAGTTTTTCAGACACTCCAGATTCAGTTACCATTGAAGTAGCGGAAACACACGGCGAAGAACCGGAGTCAATAAAAATCCAAGAAGGGGGCGTGGCATATTATGTGGACTTGCACGGTCACGCCTCCAAACGTGGGTGTTTCATGTATGGGAACAACCTTCCGAATGAGATCCAGCAG GTGGAGAACATGCTCTTTCCGAAACTGATTTCTTTAAACTCAGCTCATTTTGATTTCTCGGGCTGCAACTTCACTGAGAAGAACATGTATGCTCGGGACCGGAAAGGAGGACTGTCCAAGGAAGGGAGCGGTCGGGTGGCCATTCACAAGGCCATAGGGCTGCTTCACAG TTACACTTTAGAATGCAACTACAATACAGGAAAGTCCATGAACATTATCCCGCCAGCCTGTCATGACAATGGACGAGCAACGCCGCCTCCACCGTCCTCCTTACCTCCTAAATACACTCCAGATATATATAATCAG GTTGGAAGTGCAGTGGCAGTGTCAGCCCTGGACATGGAGGAGTGCAACCCTTGGCCCCGGCTGGTGCTATCAGAGCACAACTGTCTGACCAATCTCCGCGCCGTGATCCTCAAACATCTGCGCAACAACAAAGCTCTGAACTCACACGGCAATTCCAACCCCTCACCCAGAATGAACAGTCATGGAAGCAAGGCGTCGCCGCCGAAGACCCTCACCCG cagctgcctcactggCTCGGCGTCGGAGAACACCATCAGTCGTGTTCGCTGTcacagccacagcagcagcagccagactcCATCTCCCAAGATGCACAGCTCTCCTAGTTTCACCTTCGGCTGCCCGCCGCCCCGGACTCAGCAGAACGGCACGCACACAAACGGACGAGGGAACAAGATGTCCGTGAAGG ATTCTAAGCCCCAGGAGAAGAGACGTGCCCCCCATTACCGCACCATCCTGCGGTCCCCCGGCAACAGCCACGCTCCCACTCGCCCTCCAGTCTcccccccttcctcctcctcttcgtcctcctccgTGTATGCGGCGAGCTCCTGTCCTCTCCCGGCTTCCGTCAGTATGACAG GCAACAGCTGTCCAGATTTTCAGGCAGGTGGACTCAAACCAACAGTCTGGCCCGGCACATCTTTTCCCATGCGTCCGCCACGCGTTGGCAAAGTGGCTCGGAATCTTAAAAACATGCATCAGCCGGCAAAAGAG ACTGCAAAGGAGCTGGGCCCTGAGCACATCCTTTCCTCCGTGAAGTTTAGCAA GTGCGATTTACAACCCTACTCAAGCCGCATCCCCGTCCGGAGAGCAGGGTCACTGGACACCCCTTCAACTCCAGGCAGCAAACCTCTGATTGGCCGGAAGCAGCTCCCGTGCAAAGGTGAAGCCACGATGAGAGTTTGGAAGCTACTCAGACCAGGACTCCATCATCAACTGACGCTAACAG GCACATCAATAAAGGAGGCCGCCAAAAAGCAGGGCCCTAAAGTAGCCACGATGACATCTGAGGGGAGCTTCCACTACTATGAAAATGATGGCATCAacccagcagcagaggaagaggagaaactGCAGCAG GTTGTGGAGACTCCGCTGCTGCCCATGGCTGAGCAAGTCAGCGCTTGA
- the ost4 gene encoding dolichyl-diphosphooligosaccharide--protein glycosyltransferase subunit 4, producing MVTDVQLAIFANMLGVSLFLLVVLYHYVAVNNPKKQD from the coding sequence ATGGTGACGGACGTGCAGCTGGCCATATTTGCCAACATGCTTGGTGTGTCTTTGTTCCTCCTGGTTGTGTTATACCACTATGTGGCTGTCAACAACCCCAAAAAGCAGGACTAG
- the agbl5 gene encoding cytosolic carboxypeptidase-like protein 5 isoform X2 has product MEVCFGKVVFSSKFESGNLARVEKVEKLINDCASLRSNLLPELEFNVWVKPDCEGTEYENGNRSWFYFSVRGVPPGKLMKINVMNMNNQRILYNQGMAPLVRTVPGKECWERIRDRPTCETIDDAFVLSFMHRTSEIRGATTYFSFCYPFSYTECQEMLQRLGERFSNISRLSPTSPPNEVYYHRELLCHSLDGNRVDLITVTNCSGMQDQREPRLARLFPDSDTARPHCFTGKKVFFLSSRVHPGETPSSFVFNGFLNFILRTDDPRAHMLRNMFVFKLIPMLNPDGVIRGHYRTDSRGVNLNRQYLNPSPELHPSIYAAKTLLLYYHTHYLSNASFGGPPSDSPEQRETPPLNTKPIQNQSPQLTALEESLNQRNSDGPDSSETEVSMAMEENDWLTTEFEKEEQRSQSFSDTPDSVTIEVAETHGEEPESIKIQEGGVAYYVDLHGHASKRGCFMYGNNLPNEIQQVENMLFPKLISLNSAHFDFSGCNFTEKNMYARDRKGGLSKEGSGRVAIHKAIGLLHSYTLECNYNTGKSMNIIPPACHDNGRATPPPPSSLPPKYTPDIYNQVGSAVAVSALDMEECNPWPRLVLSEHNCLTNLRAVILKHLRNNKALNSHGNSNPSPRMNSHGSKASPPKTLTRCLTGSASENTISRVRCHSHSSSSQTPSPKMHSSPSFTFGCPPPRTQQNGTHTNGRGNKMSVKDSKPQEKRRAPHYRTILRSPGNSHAPTRPPVSPPSSSSSSSSVYAASSCPLPASVSMTGNSCPDFQAGGLKPTVWPGTSFPMRPPRVGKVARNLKNMHQPAKETAKELGPEHILSSVKFSKCDLQPYSSRIPVRRAGSLDTPSTPGSKPLIGRKQLPCKGEATMRVWKLLRPGLHHQLTLTGTSIKEAAKKQGPKVATMTSEGSFHYYENDGINPAAEEEEKLQQVVETPLLPMAEQVSA; this is encoded by the exons ATGGAGGTTTGTTTTGGTAAAGTGGTGTTCTCCTCCAAGTTTGAAAGTGGAAACTTAGCCCGGGTGGAGAAAGTGGAGAAGTTAATCAATGACTGTGCGTCACTGCGCTCCAATTTGCTTCCTGAGCTTGAATTCAACGTGTGGGTCAAACCAGACTGTGAGGGAACAGAATATGAAAATGGCAACAG gtcgtggttttacttcAGTGTACGTGGTGTACCGCCTGGAAAGCTCATGAAGATAAACGTCATGAATATGAACAACCAGCGGATACTCTATAACCAAGGCATGGCTCCTCTTGTGCGCACTGTACCTGGGAAAGAGTGTTGGGAGAGGATACGGGACCGGCCCACGTGCGAG ACGATAGACGATGCGTTCGTCCTGTCATTCATGCATCGGACCTCGGAGATTCGAGGGGCGACCACCTACTTTTCCTTCTGTTATCCGTTTTCGTACACAGAGTGTCAGGAGATGCTGCAGCGGCTGGGGGAAAGATTCTCCAACATTTCTCGACTGAGTCCAACCAG CCCGCCCAATGAGGTCTATTACCACAGAGAGTTGCTGTGCCACTCTCTCGATGGAAACAGGGTGGACTTGATCACTGTGACCAACTGCAGCGGGATGCAAGATCAAAGGGAACCGAGACTGGCTCGGCTATTTCCTGACTCCGACACTGCAAGACCTCACTGCTTCACTGGCAAAAAG GTGTTTTTCCTGAGCAGTCGTGTGCACCCTGGAGAAACCCCATCCTCTTTTGTGTTCAATGGGTTTTTGAACTTCATTCTCCGGACGGACGACCCACGTGCCCACATGTTACGCAACATGTTTGTATTTAAACTCATCCCCATGCTCAATCCAGACGGAGTCATCCGAGGTCACTACAG GACGGATTCCAGAGGTGTGAACCTCAACAGGCAGTACCTGAACCCGAGCCCTGAGCTGCATCCCTCCATCTACGCAGCTAAAACACTGCTGCTTTACTACCATACCCACTACCTCTCCAACGCCTCATTCGGTGGCCCTCCCTCCGACAGCCCGGAACAGAGAGAGACTCCTCCCCTCAACACGAAACCCATACAAAATCAGTCACCTCAGCTCACTGCTCTGGAGGAGTCCCTCAACCAACGGAATAGTGATGGGCCGGACTCCAGCGAGACGGAGGTTTCCATGGCGATGGAGGAAAATGACTGGCTGACCACGGAATTTGAGAAGGAGGAACAGAGAAGCCAAAGTTTTTCAGACACTCCAGATTCAGTTACCATTGAAGTAGCGGAAACACACGGCGAAGAACCGGAGTCAATAAAAATCCAAGAAGGGGGCGTGGCATATTATGTGGACTTGCACGGTCACGCCTCCAAACGTGGGTGTTTCATGTATGGGAACAACCTTCCGAATGAGATCCAGCAG GTGGAGAACATGCTCTTTCCGAAACTGATTTCTTTAAACTCAGCTCATTTTGATTTCTCGGGCTGCAACTTCACTGAGAAGAACATGTATGCTCGGGACCGGAAAGGAGGACTGTCCAAGGAAGGGAGCGGTCGGGTGGCCATTCACAAGGCCATAGGGCTGCTTCACAG TTACACTTTAGAATGCAACTACAATACAGGAAAGTCCATGAACATTATCCCGCCAGCCTGTCATGACAATGGACGAGCAACGCCGCCTCCACCGTCCTCCTTACCTCCTAAATACACTCCAGATATATATAATCAG GTTGGAAGTGCAGTGGCAGTGTCAGCCCTGGACATGGAGGAGTGCAACCCTTGGCCCCGGCTGGTGCTATCAGAGCACAACTGTCTGACCAATCTCCGCGCCGTGATCCTCAAACATCTGCGCAACAACAAAGCTCTGAACTCACACGGCAATTCCAACCCCTCACCCAGAATGAACAGTCATGGAAGCAAGGCGTCGCCGCCGAAGACCCTCACCCG ctgcctcactggCTCGGCGTCGGAGAACACCATCAGTCGTGTTCGCTGTcacagccacagcagcagcagccagactcCATCTCCCAAGATGCACAGCTCTCCTAGTTTCACCTTCGGCTGCCCGCCGCCCCGGACTCAGCAGAACGGCACGCACACAAACGGACGAGGGAACAAGATGTCCGTGAAGG ATTCTAAGCCCCAGGAGAAGAGACGTGCCCCCCATTACCGCACCATCCTGCGGTCCCCCGGCAACAGCCACGCTCCCACTCGCCCTCCAGTCTcccccccttcctcctcctcttcgtcctcctccgTGTATGCGGCGAGCTCCTGTCCTCTCCCGGCTTCCGTCAGTATGACAG GCAACAGCTGTCCAGATTTTCAGGCAGGTGGACTCAAACCAACAGTCTGGCCCGGCACATCTTTTCCCATGCGTCCGCCACGCGTTGGCAAAGTGGCTCGGAATCTTAAAAACATGCATCAGCCGGCAAAAGAG ACTGCAAAGGAGCTGGGCCCTGAGCACATCCTTTCCTCCGTGAAGTTTAGCAA GTGCGATTTACAACCCTACTCAAGCCGCATCCCCGTCCGGAGAGCAGGGTCACTGGACACCCCTTCAACTCCAGGCAGCAAACCTCTGATTGGCCGGAAGCAGCTCCCGTGCAAAGGTGAAGCCACGATGAGAGTTTGGAAGCTACTCAGACCAGGACTCCATCATCAACTGACGCTAACAG GCACATCAATAAAGGAGGCCGCCAAAAAGCAGGGCCCTAAAGTAGCCACGATGACATCTGAGGGGAGCTTCCACTACTATGAAAATGATGGCATCAacccagcagcagaggaagaggagaaactGCAGCAG GTTGTGGAGACTCCGCTGCTGCCCATGGCTGAGCAAGTCAGCGCTTGA